The following is a genomic window from Gemmatimonadota bacterium.
GCTGAATCTCGTTCAATTGCCGGATGAATCCCGTTCAATTGCCGGATGAACGTCGTCCAATTCCAGCATCACGATAGCGTGTGAATGGCGGTTTGTCAACGGATCAATCCGTGGCGGGCAGGGTATGGGAGGGCTCCGCCCCGGAGCGCGTCTCGCGCGAAGGCGTCGATCCCCGTTTCAATCTGAGTCTGAGGACAAGCACGAGCAGGGCGAGCTGGACGTGTGCGTTGAGGGCGATGCCCCGCCTGGCTTCTTCTATGGCCGCGATACCATGCTCGATATCCAGGGTGTCCAGCCTGGAAGCCAGCGCCTGCAATGGGGTCCGGCGTTCCGGACCGGAGAGAATCGAGGGTTCGCCCGTGTTGGACAGAATGAACAGGTCGCGGTAGAGCTCGAGCAGGTGGTCCAGGATCTTCTCGATGACCGGTTCTTCCCGGTGTGACGCGGCCAGGGATTCCACCTGCTCGAACAAGCGCAGAGGCGGTGCGTCGTGGATGCACTCCAGCAGGGCAAAGGCATCTTCCCGAATCCGCAAGCCTCCTTCCGACATGGCAGACAGCGCCACGGCAAGCCGGCCCTCGGACCTGCGGGCGAGCAGCGAGGCCTCATCGGGTTCCACGTCGTACCGCCCGGTCAGCGCCGCCGTCACTTCGGCTTCATGGAGGCGCGGAAGGGAAACGGGCTGGCAACGGGACAGGATGGTCGGCAGCAGCAGCCGGGAACGCACCGCGGTCAGGATGAGCATCAGGGTGCCCGGAGGCTCCTCGAGCGTCTTGAGCAGTGCATTCGCGGCCGCGGTGTTCATGCGCTCCGCCGCGACGATCACCGCGACCTTCTTTCGCCCTTCGTACGGCTTGACGGACGCATCTCGCCTGAGCGACCTGATGTCGTCCACGGAAAGGATGTCGTTCTTCCCCAGCGGCAGGGCGGCGTAAGGGTCGCCGGCCAGAAGTGCGGACAATCCCTGCCTGCGTTCCTCCCGGGCGTTTCCACGGCCCGGAGATTCTCTGTCTCTCGTAGCCGCTCCCTCCGGAGGCGGGGCGGATGACGCGGGAACCAGGAGGTGTACGTCGGGGTGCTGAAGCGCGCGGATCCGCCGGCAGTGCCGGCACGCCCCAGACTGGCCGCAGGGTTCTCCGGGTCCACTTTCGCAATTGACCGCGCAGGCGAGTTCAATGGCCAGCGCTTCGGCACCCACGCCGGGCGGTCCGCAGAACAGGTACCCGTGCGCCAGACGGTCCTGCTTCACGGCGTCCATGAGCCGCTGCCGCTGTCGGTGGTGGCCGATGATCCGGTCAAAAGCCATGATACCCATTCAGGATGTGGGACGGACTACGTAATGGACCCGGTTGGACTTCTCCGACGCCTCGCCAAAGGTGAAACCGTCAAAGGCGCCGAGTACGTGATAACCCGCCTCGCGGCAGAGCTGGGCGAGTCTGGCCACGGGATAAATCCGTTGCTCGTGGCGTTCCAGGGAGGAGTGCCGTTTGCCGTTGCGGTTGAAGGTAAGCTGAAATTCATTGACCTGTACGCCCGTGTCGGGAACATACTCGCAACGCCGGATGTAGGAAAAATCCCCTTTGCTTTCCTTGTCGACCTGGTTGTGGAAGTACCTGCGCGAATTGATCTCCGTACAGACGTCGAATATGAACAGACCGCCGGCGTTTATTGCGGCACGCAGTCTGTTCATCATGGCGAGGATGTCCGCCTCTTCCATGATGTAGTTTATGCTGTCGTACAGGCACAACACCGCGTCGTAAGATCCGGATACCGGCAGACGCACCATGTCGCCCGCCTGAAAGCGAATGGTCCGGTGCGCATCCAGGGCTTTCTGTCTCGCGACGGCGATCATGCACTCGGACCGGTCGACGCCCGTCATCCGGTATCCCCGGTCGTCGAGGATACACGCCATGGCGCCGGTCCCGCAGGCCAGTTCGAGTATGTCCTTCGGCGTCACCCCGAACCGGGTGAATACAGACTGTATGTAGTTTGCCCACTGCCTGTAATCCACGTGACGCATCACGTGATCATAGATCTGGGCGAGATCGCTGTAGGGAGGCTCGAAATCGGTTAAGGAAGGTTCCCGGGACGCATGCTCACCGGGATCCCGGTCTCGGGTGTTCACCATTCTTCGAACCCCGGCGATTCATCGCCCAGCCGCTCATCACTCA
Proteins encoded in this region:
- a CDS encoding class I SAM-dependent methyltransferase translates to MVNTRDRDPGEHASREPSLTDFEPPYSDLAQIYDHVMRHVDYRQWANYIQSVFTRFGVTPKDILELACGTGAMACILDDRGYRMTGVDRSECMIAVARQKALDAHRTIRFQAGDMVRLPVSGSYDAVLCLYDSINYIMEEADILAMMNRLRAAINAGGLFIFDVCTEINSRRYFHNQVDKESKGDFSYIRRCEYVPDTGVQVNEFQLTFNRNGKRHSSLERHEQRIYPVARLAQLCREAGYHVLGAFDGFTFGEASEKSNRVHYVVRPTS